A section of the Spirosoma pollinicola genome encodes:
- a CDS encoding lysophospholipid acyltransferase family protein, translated as MIFFRLVSHLPFGILYGISDVLYFFIRYIFRYREQVILENLRHSFPSKSPDDIRLIANDFYRNLTDILVETIKLTSISPVELKKRFVYTNPEVIKSFLSAGQTVICTGSHQCNWEWVPSAAVVIGIPVDSVYKPLTSPRMEKIMQQVRASHGAVPTPMQLLPRQMIVRKDIPRVIALVADQVPDVPEQGYWMDFLHRDTPFYPGTERLARSRHMPVFFLELIRVRRGYYEGTFTLIVEPPYENLSEGAILETYRDHLEQSICNHPSDWLWSHKRWKHWRGKYAKVMAKLA; from the coding sequence ATGATTTTTTTTCGACTTGTGTCCCATTTACCATTCGGTATCCTTTACGGTATTTCGGATGTCTTGTACTTCTTCATTCGATACATATTCCGTTACCGGGAACAGGTTATTCTGGAAAACTTACGACACTCGTTTCCAAGCAAGTCGCCTGACGATATTCGTCTGATAGCCAATGATTTCTACCGAAATCTGACCGATATTCTTGTTGAAACTATCAAACTTACCAGCATATCTCCCGTCGAATTAAAAAAGCGGTTCGTTTATACGAATCCTGAAGTTATAAAATCGTTTCTGAGCGCTGGCCAGACGGTAATCTGCACAGGTTCTCATCAGTGCAATTGGGAATGGGTTCCATCGGCGGCCGTTGTTATTGGCATACCGGTCGACAGCGTATACAAACCGTTGACCAGTCCCAGAATGGAGAAAATCATGCAGCAGGTCCGGGCCAGTCACGGTGCAGTACCTACACCCATGCAACTGCTACCCCGCCAGATGATCGTTCGCAAAGATATTCCCCGGGTTATTGCCCTGGTGGCCGATCAGGTTCCTGATGTCCCGGAGCAAGGCTACTGGATGGATTTTTTACACCGGGATACCCCTTTTTACCCTGGCACCGAGCGTCTGGCCCGAAGCCGGCATATGCCCGTGTTCTTTCTGGAATTGATACGAGTTCGCCGGGGCTATTACGAAGGCACCTTTACACTCATTGTAGAACCGCCTTATGAGAACCTGTCAGAAGGAGCCATTCTGGAGACGTATCGAGATCATCTGGAGCAGAGTATTTGTAATCACCCATCCGACTGGCTCTGGTCGCATAAACGCTGGAAACACTGGCGCGGGAAATACGCCAAAGTGATGGCAAAACTAGCGTAG